A section of the Spirosoma pollinicola genome encodes:
- a CDS encoding family 1 glycosylhydrolase, whose protein sequence is MAKKGFLDIIKKTYGNGNYDGDQFGGAGGHDGSGLPDNNPSNFMFATGIECSYPTIQKGKVRRDLLRECGHYDRWREDLGLVKELGLNVLRYGLPYYSIHQAPGKFDWSFADEVMAEIKRLGITPILDLMHFGVPDWIENFQNPELPIHFADYAAAVAERYPWVRFYTPVNEIYVTARISAKDGVWNEQLKSDKGFVTALKHCAAASIMANQQIAKRRNDCVIVQSESAEFTHELYAKPSPQIALENELRFLSLDLLYANAPSATVGMYLLDNGMSREEYDWFMVGKPPGYQIMGNDYYGRNERIRLADGSIQTSMDVLGWYEITKDYYERYRMPVMHTETNVFEADQAPMWLYKQWVSVMRMRRDGVPVLGFTWYSLIDQMDWDTQLGELNNHVNECGLYDLNRKPRPVAEAYKNLLNEFGQITVVPYGEVLELTDRPARLKVQV, encoded by the coding sequence ATGGCAAAAAAAGGATTTCTCGACATTATTAAGAAAACATACGGTAACGGCAATTACGATGGTGACCAGTTTGGCGGGGCCGGTGGCCACGACGGTAGCGGACTACCCGATAATAACCCGTCTAATTTTATGTTTGCTACGGGTATTGAGTGTTCGTACCCAACCATTCAGAAGGGAAAAGTACGTCGGGATTTGCTGCGCGAATGCGGCCATTACGACCGTTGGCGGGAAGACCTTGGTCTGGTTAAGGAGCTGGGTCTGAATGTACTCCGCTACGGTCTGCCTTATTACAGCATACATCAGGCACCGGGAAAATTCGACTGGAGTTTTGCCGATGAAGTGATGGCCGAAATCAAACGGCTTGGTATAACACCCATTCTGGACCTGATGCACTTTGGCGTGCCGGACTGGATTGAGAATTTTCAGAACCCGGAGCTACCTATTCACTTTGCCGACTATGCCGCAGCCGTGGCCGAGCGTTATCCGTGGGTGCGGTTTTATACACCCGTGAATGAAATTTACGTCACGGCCCGAATCAGCGCGAAAGATGGCGTCTGGAACGAGCAGCTTAAAAGTGACAAAGGGTTCGTTACCGCGCTTAAGCACTGTGCTGCCGCGAGCATCATGGCGAATCAGCAAATCGCTAAACGCCGGAATGACTGCGTGATTGTGCAGAGCGAAAGTGCAGAATTCACGCACGAACTGTACGCAAAGCCTTCGCCACAAATAGCCCTGGAAAATGAACTCCGCTTTCTATCGCTGGATCTTTTATATGCGAATGCGCCATCGGCTACGGTTGGCATGTATTTGCTGGACAATGGCATGTCTCGTGAAGAATATGACTGGTTTATGGTCGGAAAACCGCCGGGCTATCAGATCATGGGAAATGATTACTACGGTCGTAACGAGCGCATTCGACTGGCCGATGGGTCAATCCAAACGTCAATGGATGTGCTGGGGTGGTATGAAATCACGAAAGACTATTATGAGCGCTACCGCATGCCCGTGATGCACACCGAAACTAACGTGTTTGAAGCCGATCAGGCACCTATGTGGCTCTATAAACAATGGGTAAGTGTAATGCGTATGCGTCGGGATGGCGTGCCGGTGCTTGGCTTCACCTGGTATAGTTTGATTGACCAGATGGACTGGGATACGCAACTGGGCGAGCTAAACAACCACGTCAATGAATGTGGTTTGTATGACCTCAACCGCAAACCGCGCCCTGTGGCCGAGGCTTACAAGAACTTGCTGAATGAGTTTGGTCAGATTACTGTCGTGCCGTATGGCGAGGTGCTTGAGCTAACCGACCGGCCCGCCCGGCTTAAAGTTCAGGTATGA
- a CDS encoding glucose 1-dehydrogenase: METTEFRPKAEEIPGQQLPYPARQSDMDPAPDSDLSNYKPAGKLTGKIAIITGADSGIGRAVAIAFALEGADVAIVYNENTDDAKYTKRIVESKGRSCLVIQADVRSSAACKDAVQQTVDHYGKLNILVNNAAFQMAQEKLEDITEEQLRRTFDTNILAYFFMAQAALPHLNEGDAIVNTGSIVGIVGNPILVDYTATKGAIHSFTKSLAIQLGKRNIRVNCVAPGPVWTPNIPATMPEDEVKNFGHEVALARPGQPEELAPAYVLLASNEGSFMTGSIVEVTGGKLG, translated from the coding sequence ATGGAAACTACTGAATTTCGACCAAAAGCTGAAGAGATACCGGGCCAGCAACTCCCCTACCCGGCTCGTCAGTCGGACATGGACCCGGCCCCCGACAGCGACTTATCCAACTATAAACCCGCCGGTAAACTCACCGGCAAAATTGCCATCATCACGGGTGCCGACTCTGGAATCGGGCGGGCAGTGGCTATAGCTTTTGCGCTGGAGGGTGCCGATGTCGCGATTGTCTACAACGAAAATACCGACGATGCGAAGTATACAAAGCGCATTGTTGAGAGTAAAGGCCGTTCGTGTCTGGTAATTCAGGCCGATGTTCGGAGTTCGGCCGCCTGCAAAGACGCCGTTCAGCAAACGGTTGACCACTACGGGAAGTTGAATATTCTGGTTAATAATGCCGCTTTTCAGATGGCGCAGGAGAAACTGGAGGACATTACCGAAGAACAGCTTCGGCGCACCTTCGATACTAATATTCTGGCCTATTTCTTTATGGCGCAGGCGGCCCTCCCGCACTTGAACGAGGGCGACGCCATTGTCAATACGGGCAGTATTGTCGGTATTGTGGGCAACCCAATTCTGGTCGATTACACCGCTACAAAGGGTGCCATTCACTCGTTCACAAAATCGCTGGCCATTCAGTTGGGCAAGCGAAACATCCGGGTCAACTGTGTGGCTCCCGGACCCGTTTGGACGCCCAACATACCCGCTACCATGCCCGAAGATGAAGTCAAAAACTTTGGCCATGAAGTAGCCCTTGCCCGCCCCGGCCAACCTGAAGAGTTGGCCCCCGCTTATGTGCTGCTAGCGTCAAACGAAGGTAGTTTCATGACCGGCAGCATTGTCGAAGTAACCGGTGGGAAACTGGGGTAA
- a CDS encoding DUF2141 domain-containing protein produces the protein MKTIITTLLTIALLIGNSVKPCLAQQSTAVTSTSVAGATYKLTVVISGIEKHSGKLYAGLATSAETFDGESTNKIAVDVPASGDVTITFDGLAPGRYAVRIYQDLNANQKMDFSGQMPTEPFGFSNVTMLMGPPTFDQCAFDLAGNKSIQVGMMSL, from the coding sequence ATGAAAACAATTATCACCACCCTCCTTACAATCGCCTTACTGATAGGCAATAGTGTTAAGCCTTGCCTGGCGCAGCAATCAACCGCCGTAACGTCAACCTCCGTTGCTGGCGCTACCTATAAACTAACCGTGGTGATTTCGGGTATAGAAAAACATTCGGGAAAGCTGTATGCTGGTCTGGCGACCAGTGCCGAGACATTTGACGGTGAATCGACAAATAAAATAGCGGTCGACGTGCCCGCATCGGGCGACGTTACGATTACCTTCGACGGTCTGGCTCCGGGACGCTATGCCGTTCGAATCTATCAGGATTTAAATGCTAATCAGAAAATGGACTTTTCGGGACAGATGCCCACAGAACCATTCGGTTTCTCGAACGTAACCATGCTTATGGGACCGCCTACATTCGACCAGTGCGCCTTTGATCTGGCAGGGAACAAGTCGATTCAGGTGGGTATGATGAGTTTGTAA
- the trpC gene encoding indole-3-glycerol phosphate synthase TrpC, which yields MTILDEIIAQKRIEVEQRKAANSVQSLEQMPGFLRETISARDAIQDLHSTGIIAEFKRKSPSKGIINDWSDVVTTTQGYVKAGAAILSILTDEPFFGGTPADLQAARLANPGTPILRKDFVIDRYQLLEAKAWGADLVLLIASCLTPEEIVELSLQAHDLSLQVLLEVHDEEELDRSLTHNVDLVGVNNRDLKTFTTSIDTSLRLVEKIPDTFAKISESGLHDADTMLKLFRAGFDGFLIGEAFMNTTDPAKALADLVKQYSINNTLTI from the coding sequence ATGACGATTCTTGACGAAATAATTGCCCAAAAGCGAATAGAAGTAGAACAGCGCAAAGCCGCTAATTCGGTACAGTCGCTGGAACAAATGCCCGGCTTCCTGCGGGAGACTATATCGGCGCGAGATGCCATTCAGGATTTGCACTCAACAGGCATCATTGCCGAATTTAAGCGCAAATCGCCATCCAAAGGTATTATCAACGACTGGTCCGATGTTGTAACGACAACGCAGGGCTATGTGAAGGCGGGCGCAGCCATTCTGTCGATTTTGACCGATGAGCCGTTCTTTGGTGGAACGCCTGCCGATCTACAGGCCGCACGGCTGGCAAATCCCGGAACGCCAATTTTGCGTAAAGACTTTGTCATTGATCGCTACCAATTGTTGGAAGCCAAAGCCTGGGGTGCCGACCTAGTGTTGCTCATTGCGTCATGCCTAACGCCCGAGGAGATCGTCGAACTTAGCCTTCAGGCACACGACTTGAGCCTGCAGGTATTGCTGGAAGTCCATGACGAAGAAGAACTGGATCGCTCGTTGACGCATAATGTCGATCTGGTGGGTGTTAATAATCGCGATCTCAAAACGTTTACGACATCCATCGATACATCGTTGCGACTGGTCGAGAAGATTCCCGACACCTTCGCCAAGATCAGCGAAAGTGGTTTGCACGATGCCGATACTATGCTTAAACTGTTTCGGGCGGGTTTCGATGGGTTTCTGATTGGCGAAGCATTCATGAATACGACCGACCCAGCAAAAGCTCTGGCGGATTTGGTCAAACAATACTCCATCAATAACACGTTAACTATTTAG
- a CDS encoding anthranilate synthase component I family protein, with the protein MPTLTTSTTYRVVSRHKRMLADIITPVSIYLRIRDRFLNSILLESSDYHANDNNFSYIAFDPVASFSYDSGKLTIRMPGGNEQTNELPEHKMLGALQEFKDSFQHEKAPFPFITNGLFGYFGYPAVQSFEDISLHAPIPTENQIPAAVFTVYRYVLAINHFKDELYLFEHSYLQNGETEAESTLDYISELITGRNYPTYSFNSAGAEESNFTDDEFRAVIQKGKDHCQRGDVFQIVLSRRFSTPFVGDEFNVYRALRSLNPSPYLFYFDYGNYKLFGSSPESQIVVKDRKATIYPIAGTFRRTGNDIQDAELAQKLYDDPKESAEHVMLVDLARNDLSRNCDVVKVETFKEVQYYSHVIHLVSKVTGDLTETADPLQIVAETFPAGTLSGAPKHNAMQLIDRYENISRSFYAGSIGYMGFDGEFNHCIMIRTFMSKDNTLYYQAGAGVVAKSVVESESQEVHNKLAALRTAIEQAKQL; encoded by the coding sequence ATGCCAACCCTCACAACCTCAACCACCTATCGTGTTGTCAGCCGACATAAGCGGATGCTGGCCGACATCATAACACCGGTTAGTATTTACCTGCGTATTCGCGACCGTTTCCTGAATAGCATTCTGCTCGAAAGCTCTGATTATCACGCTAACGACAATAATTTTTCGTACATCGCCTTCGATCCCGTAGCCAGCTTTTCGTATGATTCCGGGAAGTTAACCATTCGAATGCCGGGCGGAAATGAGCAGACGAACGAACTGCCTGAACACAAAATGCTGGGTGCTCTTCAGGAATTTAAAGACAGCTTTCAGCACGAAAAAGCGCCGTTTCCATTTATCACTAACGGCTTGTTCGGCTACTTCGGTTATCCGGCGGTGCAGAGCTTTGAAGACATTTCACTGCACGCACCCATTCCGACGGAGAATCAGATTCCGGCCGCTGTTTTTACCGTTTACCGGTACGTATTGGCCATAAACCACTTCAAAGATGAGCTCTATTTATTCGAGCACAGCTACCTGCAGAATGGCGAAACCGAAGCAGAAAGTACCCTCGATTACATTAGTGAATTGATTACGGGCCGTAATTATCCAACTTATTCATTCAACTCGGCCGGGGCAGAGGAATCGAACTTCACGGACGATGAGTTCCGGGCGGTGATTCAAAAAGGGAAAGACCATTGTCAGCGGGGCGATGTTTTCCAGATTGTATTGTCTCGCCGGTTTTCTACGCCTTTCGTTGGCGACGAGTTCAACGTTTACCGGGCACTGCGCTCACTGAACCCCTCCCCTTACCTGTTCTACTTCGATTACGGCAATTACAAACTGTTTGGCTCCTCGCCCGAATCGCAGATCGTTGTCAAAGATCGCAAAGCCACCATATACCCTATTGCCGGCACCTTTCGTCGCACTGGAAATGATATTCAGGATGCCGAACTGGCTCAGAAACTATACGACGACCCGAAAGAATCGGCTGAGCACGTCATGCTTGTCGACCTCGCCCGCAATGATTTAAGCCGTAACTGCGATGTGGTGAAAGTCGAAACCTTCAAAGAGGTGCAGTATTATTCACACGTGATTCACCTCGTCTCGAAAGTTACTGGCGATCTGACCGAAACCGCTGATCCGCTTCAGATCGTAGCCGAAACCTTCCCTGCTGGCACGCTTTCGGGTGCGCCCAAACACAACGCAATGCAACTGATTGACCGCTACGAGAACATAAGCCGGAGCTTCTATGCGGGTAGCATTGGCTATATGGGCTTCGACGGTGAGTTTAACCACTGCATCATGATCCGCACGTTTATGAGCAAAGACAACACCCTCTACTACCAGGCCGGTGCCGGTGTAGTAGCCAAATCGGTAGTCGAAAGCGAATCGCAGGAAGTACACAACAAACTGGCTGCGCTGAGAACCGCCATTGAACAAGCGAAACAATTGTAA
- a CDS encoding gluconate 2-dehydrogenase subunit 3 family protein → MLTLFKGTSEYSRQPTMPHYPLNTVRNLLSTNQVTEPTRQALTERLSAPPRQPTFFSASEFALLHAVCDRLIPQDDRSDRIDVAGNIDKRLSENKSDGWRYDTMPADGDAYKLGLKGVDESAQLTFKQPFLNISAEQQDFILNAVQRQEAPGDSWQHLPANRFFEELVTEAVENYYSHPLAQEEIGYVGMADVPTWQRIGLNELEDREPKSIG, encoded by the coding sequence ATGCTGACTTTATTTAAAGGCACGAGTGAATACTCGCGCCAGCCTACCATGCCTCATTACCCTCTTAACACAGTTCGTAACTTACTCAGCACCAATCAGGTAACCGAACCAACACGGCAGGCCCTGACCGAGCGGTTAAGCGCACCACCTCGCCAGCCGACCTTCTTTTCGGCTAGTGAATTTGCGCTTTTACATGCCGTTTGCGACCGGCTGATACCGCAGGATGATCGTTCTGACCGGATTGATGTCGCTGGAAATATTGACAAAAGGCTAAGCGAGAACAAATCGGACGGGTGGCGGTATGACACTATGCCCGCCGATGGAGATGCCTATAAGCTTGGCTTAAAAGGTGTTGACGAAAGTGCTCAATTAACATTTAAACAGCCATTTTTAAACATTTCGGCTGAACAACAGGACTTTATTCTAAACGCAGTTCAGCGGCAGGAAGCGCCCGGCGATAGCTGGCAACATCTGCCCGCAAACCGATTTTTTGAAGAATTAGTAACCGAAGCAGTCGAAAACTACTATAGCCATCCGCTTGCTCAGGAAGAAATCGGGTATGTCGGTATGGCCGACGTACCAACCTGGCAGCGCATCGGCTTGAATGAGTTGGAAGACCGCGAACCAAAAAGCATTGGGTAA
- a CDS encoding GMC family oxidoreductase translates to MQTYSTTETVDAVVIGTGAGGAPLLARLAKAGLRVVALEAGKHWNPAKDFATDEKEQEKLFWNDERLSAGDNPLPFGSNNSGTGVGGSTLHYTAYTPRAQPDDFQLHTDFGVGHDWPFGFDQIESYYQEVEQFLGISGPAAYPWGPTRKQPYALGPLPINGAGQLMERGCKTVGIKTSPAANAALSAGYYQEGVGHRPACANRGFCQAGCNIGAKASMDVTYIPLAIHYGAEIRPECFVTQLIRNTSGTISEVIYIHNGQEIRQRCRYVFLCAGTIETARLLLMNGLANSSGQVGRNVMAHPGLQIWGEFDEDVRPYKGIPGALISEDTHRPKDRNGGSVDFAGGYLLQSIGVMPVTYMTQMARGRGLWGDALKQAALAYNHVAGINILGDCLPYDHNYLELSDEKDIRGLPKPRIYFTNGENEKRMTAHADKLMRDIWTAAGAKNSWAFQRNAHVIGTCRMGNDPETAVVNANGQSFDIPNLYISDNSTFPSALSVNPALTIMAVALRTADKFLKR, encoded by the coding sequence ATGCAAACGTATTCAACTACAGAAACCGTTGACGCGGTCGTTATTGGCACAGGAGCGGGCGGTGCCCCCCTTTTAGCCCGGTTGGCAAAAGCTGGCCTGCGGGTAGTGGCGCTGGAAGCCGGTAAACACTGGAATCCAGCCAAAGACTTTGCCACCGACGAGAAAGAGCAGGAAAAATTATTCTGGAATGACGAGAGGCTAAGTGCGGGCGATAACCCGCTGCCCTTTGGCAGTAACAATTCCGGTACCGGCGTTGGCGGCTCCACGCTTCATTATACCGCCTATACACCCCGCGCCCAACCCGACGATTTTCAGCTTCACACTGATTTTGGTGTGGGGCACGACTGGCCATTCGGCTTTGATCAGATTGAATCCTATTACCAGGAAGTTGAGCAATTTCTGGGTATTTCCGGCCCGGCGGCTTACCCCTGGGGGCCAACTCGAAAACAGCCTTATGCCTTGGGCCCGTTACCCATCAACGGGGCAGGGCAACTGATGGAACGGGGCTGTAAAACAGTAGGTATTAAAACGTCTCCGGCAGCCAACGCAGCCTTATCCGCAGGTTACTATCAGGAAGGCGTTGGTCACCGGCCTGCCTGTGCCAACCGGGGGTTCTGTCAGGCAGGGTGTAACATCGGTGCAAAAGCCAGCATGGACGTAACGTATATCCCGCTGGCAATCCATTACGGAGCCGAGATCCGCCCGGAATGTTTCGTAACCCAACTGATCAGGAACACATCCGGTACTATCAGCGAAGTCATTTACATCCACAATGGGCAGGAAATCCGGCAACGCTGCCGCTACGTGTTTCTCTGCGCCGGTACCATAGAAACCGCCCGACTTTTACTAATGAACGGCCTGGCCAATAGCAGCGGACAGGTTGGCCGAAATGTGATGGCGCATCCCGGTTTGCAAATCTGGGGCGAATTTGACGAAGATGTTCGCCCATACAAAGGCATTCCCGGCGCGTTGATTTCGGAAGATACCCACCGCCCGAAAGACCGCAATGGTGGATCTGTCGATTTCGCTGGGGGCTACCTCCTCCAGTCAATCGGTGTGATGCCGGTCACGTATATGACACAAATGGCGCGGGGACGAGGACTTTGGGGAGATGCCCTAAAGCAGGCTGCACTCGCCTACAATCATGTGGCGGGTATCAATATTTTGGGTGATTGCTTACCCTACGACCATAATTATCTGGAATTATCGGATGAGAAAGACATCCGTGGGCTACCCAAACCGCGTATTTATTTCACCAACGGCGAAAACGAAAAACGGATGACGGCCCACGCCGATAAGCTCATGCGCGACATCTGGACTGCGGCTGGTGCTAAAAATAGCTGGGCTTTCCAGCGAAATGCCCACGTTATTGGTACCTGCCGCATGGGCAACGATCCTGAAACTGCCGTTGTCAACGCGAATGGGCAGTCGTTCGACATTCCGAATCTGTACATCAGTGACAACTCAACATTTCCAAGTGCATTGAGCGTAAACCCAGCTTTAACAATTATGGCTGTAGCGTTGCGAACAGCCGATAAATTTTTAAAGAGGTAG
- the trpD gene encoding anthranilate phosphoribosyltransferase, which produces MKAILNHLFEYKHLTKNQSREVLLGIGRGEYNPAQIASFLTVYMMRSLRLEELEGFRDAMLELCLPVDLDAYDPMDLCGTGGDGKDTFNISTLSSFVVAGAGQCVAKHGNHGVSSLVGSSTVMERLGYKFTNDVGELQRKMETAGICFLHAPLFHPAMKNVAPIRRDLGVKTFFNVLGPMINPAKPAKQLVGVFNLELARLYAYLYQQTDKQFMILHALDGYDEISLTGAFKVISNKTEQVLEPQDLGMDILSPESLAGGQTLDESAQIFLNVLNNESTPAQKQAVLANSAMALLAAGKAKTREEAVTMARESLESKRALACFKKLIA; this is translated from the coding sequence ATGAAAGCCATTTTAAATCACCTTTTCGAATACAAACACCTCACGAAAAATCAATCGCGGGAGGTGTTACTGGGTATTGGTCGTGGGGAGTATAACCCCGCCCAGATAGCGTCATTTCTCACCGTTTACATGATGCGCAGTTTGCGTCTGGAAGAACTCGAAGGTTTCCGCGATGCCATGCTTGAACTCTGCCTGCCCGTTGACCTCGATGCCTATGACCCGATGGATCTTTGCGGAACCGGGGGCGATGGAAAAGACACCTTCAACATCTCGACACTGTCGTCTTTTGTGGTTGCGGGGGCGGGCCAATGCGTAGCCAAACACGGTAACCACGGTGTATCCTCGCTTGTTGGCTCATCGACAGTGATGGAACGACTTGGCTATAAGTTCACCAACGATGTGGGCGAGTTGCAGCGTAAGATGGAAACGGCTGGGATTTGCTTTTTGCATGCACCCCTGTTTCACCCGGCCATGAAGAACGTAGCACCAATTCGGCGGGATTTAGGTGTGAAAACATTCTTCAACGTGTTAGGCCCCATGATCAATCCGGCAAAGCCTGCTAAACAGCTCGTTGGCGTCTTTAATCTTGAATTAGCACGATTATATGCGTACCTTTATCAACAAACCGACAAGCAATTTATGATTCTGCACGCACTCGACGGATACGATGAGATTTCGTTAACAGGTGCGTTTAAAGTCATTAGCAATAAAACCGAGCAAGTGCTTGAGCCACAGGATTTAGGTATGGACATATTGTCGCCCGAATCGCTGGCGGGCGGGCAAACTCTGGACGAGTCGGCGCAGATATTTTTGAACGTACTGAATAACGAATCCACCCCGGCTCAAAAGCAGGCCGTTTTAGCCAATTCAGCTATGGCGCTCCTGGCTGCGGGCAAAGCCAAAACCCGCGAAGAGGCCGTAACTATGGCTCGCGAGTCGCTGGAAAGTAAACGGGCGTTGGCGTGTTTTAAGAAGTTGATAGCATGA
- a CDS encoding alpha/beta fold hydrolase: MMKQSINGISLNVLEKGNGSRTLIFLHYFGGSALEWESVMNTLSGEYRCLAVDLRGHGDSEAPQTGYSVDDMANDISELIRQLDVQEFILVGHSMSGKVALALAARQPAGLQKLILVSPSPPVPEPIPDDERQKLLDGHGKRSSAKKTLKNITEAPVSETVREQIIADDLRTSKQAWDAWLLAGSKENISDRMTSISVPVHIIVGKEDRALPPDVQDRLVLPYLKDVTIDIVQKAGHLLPWEIPNELATFIQKKIE; this comes from the coding sequence ATGATGAAACAGTCCATTAACGGCATTTCGCTTAATGTGTTGGAGAAGGGCAACGGCTCACGCACATTGATTTTTTTACACTATTTCGGTGGTTCTGCACTGGAATGGGAGTCGGTCATGAACACGCTTTCTGGAGAATATCGCTGTCTCGCCGTTGATTTACGTGGGCATGGCGACTCCGAAGCACCACAAACGGGCTATTCGGTTGACGATATGGCCAATGATATTTCGGAGCTGATTCGTCAGTTAGACGTTCAGGAGTTTATACTGGTTGGCCACTCCATGAGCGGCAAAGTAGCATTGGCACTGGCAGCCCGGCAACCCGCCGGACTTCAAAAACTAATACTGGTGTCGCCTTCGCCCCCCGTTCCGGAACCTATTCCCGATGACGAGCGACAAAAGCTGCTGGACGGACATGGGAAACGGTCATCAGCCAAAAAAACGTTAAAGAACATAACCGAAGCTCCCGTTTCCGAAACTGTTCGTGAACAGATTATAGCCGACGATTTACGAACATCCAAGCAGGCCTGGGATGCATGGCTGCTGGCGGGCAGTAAAGAAAATATCTCAGATCGCATGACGTCGATCAGTGTGCCGGTTCATATTATCGTTGGGAAGGAGGACCGGGCTTTACCACCCGATGTGCAAGACAGGCTGGTTTTACCTTATCTTAAGGACGTTACAATCGACATTGTACAAAAAGCCGGGCACCTGCTGCCTTGGGAAATTCCGAATGAACTGGCAACTTTTATTCAGAAAAAAATAGAGTAG
- a CDS encoding anthranilate synthase component II has translation MKLLVLDNYDSFTYNLVYILRELGHRPDVIRNDKIALDAVGQYDKIMLSPGPGIPSEAGIMQPLVAEYGPTKSILGICLGHQGIGEVYGATLENLGDVLHGVAHKATITDRSEQLFSGIPDELTVGRYHSWTVMPNSMPADLRATAVDEQGRVMALSHTRFDVKGLQFHPESVLTENGVKMIENWLNF, from the coding sequence ATGAAACTCTTGGTATTAGATAATTACGATTCATTCACCTACAACCTCGTGTATATTTTACGCGAGCTGGGGCATCGGCCTGATGTTATTCGGAATGATAAAATCGCCCTCGATGCGGTGGGTCAGTACGACAAAATTATGCTGTCGCCGGGACCGGGAATACCCTCCGAAGCAGGCATCATGCAGCCATTGGTTGCCGAATATGGCCCAACAAAGAGCATTCTGGGTATTTGTCTGGGGCATCAGGGCATTGGCGAGGTTTACGGAGCAACGCTTGAAAATCTTGGGGATGTACTGCACGGTGTTGCCCACAAAGCCACTATAACGGACCGTTCCGAACAATTATTCTCCGGCATTCCCGATGAGTTAACGGTTGGCCGGTATCACTCCTGGACAGTCATGCCCAATTCGATGCCCGCTGACCTGCGCGCCACCGCCGTTGATGAACAGGGTCGCGTAATGGCCTTGTCACACACCCGATTCGACGTAAAAGGTCTGCAATTTCACCCTGAATCGGTACTAACCGAGAATGGTGTGAAGATGATCGAGAACTGGTTAAATTTTTAA